The Cetobacterium sp. ZOR0034 genome has a window encoding:
- a CDS encoding glutathione peroxidase, with amino-acid sequence MKNIYDFKVKDSNGNEISLEEYKGKTLLIINTATHCGYTPQYEELQLLYTKYKEKGFEILDFPSNQFGEQTPEENSEILNFCNINFGVKFKIFSKIDVNGNNSSDLFKFLRLKAPKADETKDSLELYKRLKEKRNFITVDDEIKWNFTKFLVNKKGDVIKRFSPTDTPLSFEKDIVKLLEEK; translated from the coding sequence ATGAAAAACATTTATGATTTTAAAGTAAAAGATTCAAACGGTAATGAAATTTCACTTGAAGAGTATAAAGGAAAAACTCTTTTGATTATAAATACCGCAACACACTGTGGGTATACTCCTCAATATGAAGAATTACAGTTATTATATACAAAATATAAAGAGAAAGGTTTTGAGATATTAGATTTTCCATCTAATCAATTTGGAGAACAAACTCCCGAAGAAAATTCTGAAATCTTAAATTTTTGTAATATTAATTTCGGTGTTAAATTTAAAATTTTTTCTAAGATTGATGTAAATGGAAATAACTCCTCTGATTTATTTAAATTTTTGAGATTGAAGGCTCCAAAAGCAGATGAAACAAAAGATTCTTTAGAATTATACAAAAGACTTAAAGAAAAGAGAAATTTTATAACAGTAGATGATGAAATAAAATGGAACTTTACAAAATTTTTAGTTAATAAAAAAGGTGATGTAATAAAAAGATTTTCACCAACAGATACTCCTTTAAGTTTCGAAAAAGATATCGTCAAACTGCTTGAAGAGAAATAA
- a CDS encoding prephenate dehydratase domain-containing protein, with amino-acid sequence MKNKKIVVGYQGIEGAFSQEAMFQYFGEDIEAKNYKTFEDVFINLKNEEIEYGILPIENSTTGSINLVYDLLDKYDLFIVGEVCIKIIQNLIGNKNSTLENIKEIYSHPQGFEQSKIFIDSLSDVKHIHYHNTALSVKYIKDSNSLEKAAIGSNRACKINNLKILKENINDNENNKTRFIVIQSNLKSHPDNNKITVGIKLKHEIGSLYKVLGEFYNHKINLTKIESRPIGDGTFSYNFYIDLEGNLSHDNLKKALNNITKEVKKLKVYGSYKKCKILT; translated from the coding sequence GTGAAAAATAAAAAGATTGTAGTCGGTTATCAAGGAATCGAGGGAGCATTTAGTCAAGAAGCTATGTTTCAATATTTTGGGGAAGATATTGAAGCTAAAAATTATAAAACATTCGAAGACGTTTTTATAAACCTTAAAAATGAAGAGATTGAGTATGGTATTTTACCTATTGAAAATTCAACTACAGGATCTATCAACTTAGTTTATGATTTATTAGATAAGTATGATCTTTTTATAGTTGGAGAGGTTTGTATAAAAATAATTCAAAATCTAATCGGCAATAAAAATTCTACCCTAGAGAATATCAAAGAGATTTACTCTCATCCTCAAGGATTTGAACAGAGTAAAATCTTTATAGATTCTTTAAGTGACGTAAAACATATTCACTACCACAATACAGCTCTAAGTGTAAAATATATAAAGGATTCTAACTCTTTAGAGAAAGCTGCTATTGGAAGTAATCGTGCTTGTAAAATTAATAATTTAAAAATTCTTAAAGAGAACATAAATGATAATGAAAACAATAAAACAAGATTTATTGTTATCCAGTCAAATTTAAAAAGTCATCCTGATAATAATAAAATTACAGTCGGAATAAAATTAAAACATGAAATTGGAAGTTTGTATAAAGTGTTAGGTGAGTTTTATAATCATAAAATAAATCTTACAAAAATCGAATCAAGACCTATAGGTGACGGGACTTTTTCATATAATTTCTATATTGATTTAGAAGGAAATTTATCTCATGACAATTTGAAAAAAGCTTTAAATAATATAACTAAAGAAGTAAAAAAACTAAAAGTTTACGGTAGTTATAAAAAATGTAAAATCCTGACATAA